The Pseudomonas triclosanedens genome has a window encoding:
- a CDS encoding class I SAM-dependent DNA methyltransferase, with the protein MSLDDQTLRDISRLTLEHYQATADAFREGTWEHDVSQNIDALLRHIQTPPPHALLDFGCGPGRDLCVFKSMGHQPVGLDGCPNFVAMARQASGCEVLQQDFLALELPTARFDGIYANASLFHIPRQELPRVLAQLHLALRPGGVLFASNPRGENSEGWNGPRYGAYHDWEHWKQLLETAGFEALEHYYRPAGLPREQQPWLASVWRKA; encoded by the coding sequence ATGAGCCTCGACGACCAGACCCTGCGCGACATTTCCCGGCTGACCCTGGAGCACTACCAGGCCACCGCCGATGCCTTCCGCGAAGGCACCTGGGAACATGACGTGAGCCAGAACATCGACGCCCTGCTGCGGCATATTCAAACGCCCCCGCCCCATGCGTTGCTCGATTTCGGCTGCGGTCCGGGGCGAGACCTCTGCGTCTTCAAATCGATGGGGCACCAGCCGGTCGGCCTGGACGGTTGCCCGAACTTCGTCGCGATGGCCCGCCAGGCCAGCGGCTGCGAGGTACTGCAACAGGACTTCCTGGCGCTGGAGCTGCCTACGGCGCGCTTCGATGGCATTTATGCCAATGCCAGCCTGTTCCACATCCCACGCCAGGAGCTGCCCCGGGTGCTGGCGCAGTTGCACCTGGCACTCAGGCCCGGAGGCGTGCTGTTCGCCTCCAACCCACGGGGCGAAAACTCCGAAGGCTGGAACGGCCCACGCTATGGGGCATACCACGACTGGGAGCACTGGAAGCAACTGCTGGAAACCGCCGGCTTCGAGGCACTGGAACACTACTACCGCCCCGCCGGGCTCCCCCGCGAGCAGCAGCCGTGGCTGGCGAGCGTCTGGCGCAAGGCCTGA
- a CDS encoding acyl-CoA dehydrogenase C-terminal domain-containing protein, which yields MPEYNAPLRDMRFLLTEVFDAPALWARLPALAERIDAETADAILEEAAKITGSLLAPLNRSGDEEGVHFSDGEVRTPAGFREAYATYAEGGWVGLAGNPEYGGMGMPKMLSVQFEEMMYGANASFSLYSTLSAGACLALDAHASEALKSAYLPKMYAGEWAGSMCLTEPHAGTDLGLIRTRAEPHADGSYRITGTKIFITGGEQDLTDNIIHLVLAKLPDAPSGSRGISLFLVPKYLVAADGSLGARNAVACGSVEHKMGIKASATCVMNFDGATGWLVGELNKGLAAMFTMMNYERLSIGIQGIGCAEMSYQSAVGYARERLQSRSATGPQAKDKPADPIIVHPDVRRMLLTIKALTEGGRAFSTYVGQQLDLAKYADDPAERDAAQALVALLTPIAKAFFTDTGLESCVHGQQVFGGHGFIREWGQEQLVRDVRIAQIYEGTNGIQALDLLGRKVVANGGASLRLFAGEIRAFAASVDDAAMQPFREPLLNALDLLESVTAQVREQAASSPQEIGAASVEYLHLFGYTAYAYLWARMARASLGKDDDFHAGKLATARFYFARLLPRIESLASAIRAGSDSLFELRADQF from the coding sequence ATGCCTGAATACAACGCTCCCCTGCGCGACATGCGCTTCCTGCTCACCGAAGTGTTCGACGCTCCCGCCCTGTGGGCGCGGCTGCCGGCGCTGGCCGAGCGCATCGACGCCGAGACCGCCGACGCCATCCTGGAAGAAGCGGCGAAGATCACCGGCAGCCTGCTTGCCCCGCTCAACCGCAGCGGCGACGAAGAAGGCGTTCACTTCAGCGACGGCGAAGTGCGCACGCCAGCCGGTTTCCGCGAAGCCTATGCGACCTACGCCGAAGGCGGCTGGGTCGGCCTGGCAGGCAACCCGGAATATGGCGGCATGGGTATGCCGAAAATGCTCTCGGTGCAGTTCGAGGAAATGATGTACGGCGCCAATGCCAGCTTCAGCCTCTACTCCACCCTCTCCGCCGGCGCCTGCCTCGCGCTCGACGCCCACGCCAGCGAAGCGCTCAAGTCCGCCTACCTGCCGAAAATGTATGCGGGGGAATGGGCCGGTTCGATGTGCCTGACCGAACCCCACGCGGGCACGGACCTCGGGCTGATCCGCACACGCGCCGAGCCACATGCCGATGGCAGCTACCGCATCACCGGCACCAAGATCTTCATCACCGGCGGCGAGCAGGACCTCACCGACAACATCATCCACCTGGTGCTGGCCAAGCTGCCCGACGCACCATCCGGCTCGCGCGGCATCTCGCTGTTTCTGGTGCCCAAGTACCTGGTCGCTGCCGATGGATCGCTCGGCGCACGCAACGCCGTGGCCTGCGGTTCGGTCGAGCACAAGATGGGGATCAAGGCGTCGGCCACCTGCGTGATGAACTTCGACGGCGCCACCGGCTGGCTGGTCGGCGAGCTGAACAAGGGACTGGCGGCGATGTTCACCATGATGAACTACGAGCGCCTGTCCATCGGCATCCAGGGCATCGGCTGCGCCGAGATGTCCTACCAGAGTGCCGTGGGCTACGCTCGTGAGCGCCTGCAAAGCCGCTCAGCGACCGGCCCGCAAGCGAAGGACAAGCCGGCCGATCCGATCATCGTGCACCCCGACGTGCGCCGCATGCTGCTGACCATCAAAGCTCTGACCGAAGGCGGCCGGGCATTTTCCACGTACGTGGGCCAGCAGCTCGATCTCGCCAAGTACGCCGACGACCCGGCCGAGCGTGATGCCGCGCAGGCTCTGGTGGCGTTGCTGACGCCCATCGCCAAGGCATTCTTCACCGATACCGGCCTGGAAAGCTGCGTGCATGGCCAGCAGGTATTCGGCGGACACGGCTTCATCCGCGAATGGGGCCAGGAGCAACTGGTGCGCGACGTGCGCATCGCGCAGATCTACGAAGGCACCAATGGCATCCAGGCCCTGGACCTGCTGGGGCGCAAGGTAGTCGCCAACGGCGGCGCGTCCCTGCGCCTGTTCGCCGGCGAAATCCGCGCGTTCGCCGCCAGCGTCGACGACGCAGCCATGCAGCCCTTCCGCGAGCCGCTGCTGAATGCGCTCGATCTGCTCGAATCGGTCACCGCGCAGGTTCGCGAACAGGCCGCCAGCAGTCCGCAGGAAATCGGAGCGGCATCGGTGGAGTACCTGCATCTGTTCGGTTACACCGCCTATGCCTATCTGTGGGCGCGCATGGCGCGGGCCAGCCTGGGCAAGGACGACGATTTCCACGCCGGGAAACTGGCTACCGCCCGCTTCTACTTCGCACGCCTGCTGCCGCGCATCGAGTCGCTGGCAAGTGCAATCCGTGCGGGTAGCGATAGTCTGTTCGAGCTTCGCGCCGATCAGTTCTGA
- a CDS encoding acyl-CoA synthetase, which translates to MSIFEQGLPRAAVNHMALSPLSFIERTAHVYPERTAIIHGNLRRTWKETYQRCRRLASALAARGIGRGDTVAVMLPNTPQMVEAHFGVPMIGAVLNTLNVRLDAEAIAFMLQHGEAKALITDREFSDVIHAALGMLGRQLLVVDVDDPEYGEGNAVSDLDYEALLAEGDPEYDWQWPQDEWDAIALNYTSGTTGNPKGVVYHHRGAYLNSLGNQMVWSMGQHPVYLWTLPMFHCNGWCYPWIVTALAGTHVCLRRVDPQKILTLIREQRVTHMCGAPIVLNALINMPESAKAAIDHPVHAMVAGAAPPAKVIGAVEEMGIHVTHVYGLTEVYGPVTVCAWHDEWNELSLDDRARIKSRQGVRYPTLEGVMVADPKTLEPVPRDGLTVGEIFMRGNTVMKGYLKNPTATEEAFAGGWFHTGDLAVWHPDGYMEIRDRLKDIIISGGENISTIEVEGVLYRHPAVLEAAVVARADERWGETPCAFVTLKGEHAAVEAQDIIGFCREHLAGFKVPRTVVFTDLPKTSTGKIQKFVLREWANAL; encoded by the coding sequence ATGTCGATCTTCGAACAGGGTCTGCCGCGCGCAGCCGTCAACCACATGGCGCTGTCGCCGTTGAGCTTCATCGAACGCACCGCCCACGTCTATCCCGAGCGTACCGCCATCATCCACGGCAACCTCCGCCGTACCTGGAAAGAAACCTATCAGCGCTGCCGCCGCCTGGCTTCCGCCCTCGCCGCCCGCGGCATCGGCCGTGGCGACACGGTTGCGGTGATGCTGCCCAATACTCCGCAGATGGTCGAAGCTCACTTCGGCGTGCCGATGATCGGCGCAGTGCTCAATACCCTCAACGTGCGCCTGGACGCCGAAGCTATCGCATTCATGCTCCAGCATGGCGAAGCGAAGGCGCTGATCACCGACCGCGAGTTCTCGGATGTGATCCATGCCGCCCTGGGCATGCTTGGCCGCCAGTTGCTGGTGGTGGATGTCGACGACCCCGAGTACGGCGAAGGCAACGCCGTCAGCGACCTGGACTATGAGGCGCTGCTCGCCGAAGGCGATCCGGAATACGACTGGCAGTGGCCGCAGGACGAGTGGGACGCGATCGCGCTCAACTATACCTCCGGCACTACCGGCAACCCCAAGGGCGTGGTCTACCACCACCGTGGCGCCTACCTGAACTCGCTGGGCAACCAGATGGTCTGGTCGATGGGCCAGCACCCTGTGTACCTGTGGACGCTGCCGATGTTCCATTGCAACGGCTGGTGCTACCCGTGGATCGTCACCGCGCTGGCCGGCACCCATGTCTGTCTGCGTCGGGTCGACCCGCAGAAAATCCTCACGCTGATCCGCGAGCAGCGGGTCACACACATGTGCGGCGCCCCCATTGTGCTCAACGCGCTGATCAACATGCCCGAGTCGGCCAAGGCCGCCATCGACCACCCGGTACACGCGATGGTCGCCGGCGCGGCGCCACCGGCCAAGGTGATCGGCGCGGTGGAAGAAATGGGCATCCATGTCACCCACGTCTATGGCCTGACCGAGGTGTACGGGCCGGTGACAGTCTGCGCCTGGCACGATGAATGGAACGAGCTGTCGCTGGACGACCGTGCGCGCATCAAGTCGCGCCAGGGAGTGCGCTACCCGACGCTGGAAGGCGTGATGGTGGCCGATCCGAAGACCCTCGAACCGGTACCGCGCGACGGCCTGACCGTCGGCGAGATATTCATGCGCGGCAACACCGTGATGAAGGGCTACCTGAAGAACCCCACGGCGACCGAAGAAGCCTTCGCCGGCGGCTGGTTCCACACCGGCGACCTGGCCGTATGGCATCCGGACGGCTACATGGAAATTCGTGACCGCCTGAAGGACATCATCATTTCCGGCGGCGAGAACATCTCGACCATCGAGGTGGAGGGCGTGCTGTACCGCCATCCTGCCGTACTGGAAGCCGCCGTGGTGGCACGCGCCGACGAACGCTGGGGTGAAACGCCCTGCGCCTTCGTCACCCTCAAGGGCGAGCATGCCGCCGTAGAGGCACAGGACATCATCGGCTTCTGCCGCGAACACCTGGCCGGCTTCAAGGTGCCGCGCACGGTAGTGTTCACCGACCTGCCCAAGACCTCAACCGGGAAGATCCAGAAGTTCGTCCTGCGCGAGTGGGCCAACGCCCTCTAA